The window tattgaaaaaaatattttaataaaataagtatttttattttagtaagtttatctcaattatttcggcctaaaaaattaatttttttatctattttaagaagcaaatcatatttatttgttaaaattgtttattttaaatttaaacaaactaacTATATTTGCTAGAACTCTCACGTATgttcactaaaaaaataattttttaatacaaatgaAACCAAAcagatattttatatataacttgTTTGCTTTAACTCCTTTTTTTACAGTAAACAAAACAATTTGCCactggaaatattttttttccaaaacaaaaatatttcacaTGGTACCGCAACTTTTTCTATACCCTGAACAAAACATACTGTTAATATTTGGTTATGTGGTTGAAAGTGAGACAGAAACTTCGTTTTAACtcgaaaattttatatattgttttatgaCGAATTGGccattttaaaaagaattaaatttaaaatacgaatattttttttaaattaaatttatgaattcaACACCGTTTAAAAGCAAGTTTATAATTAATCAGTCACCCCAACTACATCTTGGATGGAACAAAAGCGAAGCCCCTGGGGTTATCATTATCATTGTAGGACCTGCATGTTATCAGTTTCATGCTTTATAAAGCTTATGCCGTTCAAAATGCAGTGAGATTtctatgtatatatttattttgatgcaGTGTTCTGGCTGAAAACTCCAAGTTGATGCAGCAGGATGCTTGCAAATCCTTTACGACAATTAGGTCATATGTATATAAAGTCATCGTGGGAAGTAAAAGTTCTGGAACCGATACACAATACTATCAACTTCTTTCTCATCTATAATGACAAAATTATTGGTTATATATATACCTTACTTTCTTGGGTGCCTTTGAGTATTCCTCGGCCACAAGGCAAACATTATTTTTGGACATACGGGTtggtcttttttaaaaaaatgttttttagcaTACACAGACTGATGATTAAACCTTTCtccacatatttaaaaaataattatatgtcaACTATACCGTACCATGTTATAGTAACTATATCTATCTTATCAAACACTAACAGTAATGTATACACATGGTCTCATGTGAGTTGCCTAGCCACTGAACACATGCACATCATTTTctatatattaagttttttcAATCATGTTATTAATATGAATTATCTATATGTTAATttcatcaataattattttttattgtaaaaattagttGATCACTTTCAGtgttaaaatatactttaaaaattaaattaatcgaATCTATAACTgaagattaatttttgttaggagATCTAGTTAATCACCTTTagtgttaaaatatattttgaaaattagtttAACTAAATCCATAATTAACATTTCAATTTGAATATGTTTACATAGCCAATAGACAGTTGTACGCTTCATGTTTGCGAACGTacaaattaaagttatttattgATTTGTGCACATGCATGGCATGCATGTAAGCTTGGTCAATACTATTATTCGTCCCATATACTTGTAGATATATTAAGGTCCTATATCTCCAAAGTTTGTCAACAAAAAACTATTAAACATGTTTAATTTAACTATATCTATACTTACCACAAAAACTTAAGAACTATAATTAATTGCAGGTAGTTAAATCATTGAATATAGCTAAACTGTTAATTAGTTAAATTGATTTGATAGTTGATTGGTGAAGATAGCGAGTGAGGTGATTTGTAAGGAATAGTGTGTAAAACTgtaaatagtattattttttttcttaatatagaaccttaaataatatttgacatgtgaataaaaaagaatgaattaaagagagaaaaaaagtgagTTATAATAATAAAGGTAAAAATTAGTAGATTGGACGAAGAGGGTGTATTCTTTTCTGTTAATTTTTCTCTTGTCATCAGAgttatatgtttgattgataTTCACTTTTACCCTGTGAGAGAATTGATTGCAGGCTCCATACTGTTTTAACTTGTTTCCCTTTATTGGAAATTTGAGTCCGAATTCCCATGCTTCGTATATATGCTTTTGAATTTACGTGACTGAGGAGGTAAAAGATTAGAGAACAGAAGAGTGAGGCAGAGAAATATGGTTAAGTCACGTTGCTTGTCACTGCAGTACTGTACTTTATCCTTTCTTCTCTCAAATCAgtcgccatttttatctgatttatAATCAAGACTTCTCGCTGTAAGGGATCAGAGAAAGACAAAGCTAGAACAAGGGAAAAGAAGGGTTTTTTAAATCCCATCAATTCACAGTTTTTGGGTCCACTAACCTCATCCTTTTTCTTCAAACTTCACTGAAACAACAACGTTTTTGGAATGTCAGAAGTcccttattttcatttatttcaacttctctTTTCACTATATAAACTCCATCAATCTTCTCACCATGCACCCCTCACTTGCCCTTTTATATCATATCACAGCTACGCCTATAAACATCACCTTGTCCTTACGTAACATTTTGTTACAAACTGGTCACTTCTTACTTAATATGCTCTTGCTCCTAAACTGCTCAAGAATCTCTCACAAATGGCATCAAGCTTGTCCTACTACCGTCACAATGCAGTGCAACGAGATTCCTTGGTGTTCTCTACTGCAGCATATGGAGAATGAAGCTTGTAATAGGTTTTCATGGCGATATCCTGACTGAgcttgttttttagtttttatttttcaaatttttttattttcatcttctctttcccggcatttttcttgttatctttttcttgatcttgcaaggcttttttatcttaatttgtttaatataaccaccctttctcttcttcttaggttaagtttttttcttcatcatgTCAGTTAATTCCATCTTAATATATTTAAGCTATTCCTCCTGAGCTTTAATCAAGTGACTTGGTGATATTTCCATGTAATCATCGTCATTATATAATGTTATAAAGTTTACAGATAGATCTCTCTCTTATGATCCTTCTTTTGTTATGTTGTTTTACATTTTACGTTTGAGCAAAAGCTGCACTATCTAAATAACGGACATATATGATCGCTTGTTAAGAACATTTTTTCCGTTGATATTCACGTTCATAATTTTCAACTTGTTACTGTAAATCATATTTCTAAGTTGATTGTAAGCACAGACGAAAAGGATTATCATATAATAGGTTTCTGCGATGAAATGAGACCGgtcttaattatataataacttgTTTGAGAACGGTAATACAATGAACAGAAATAAGTAGAAACATAAACGCATACATGAAGAAAGTCAGAACTCTAGTAAGGTAAAGTGGAAACATCTTGTGCTTATTTCGTTCTATTTCATAGTATATTTAGCTTCTATGTTGTTTAGGTTTGCAATTTCTGCGAAAAGAGGCTACCCAACGGTGACAATAAATATCTGCACGTGGCCTTGTGGGTCCAATTGTTGCCCATAATTCCTAAGACTTGCTGGCACAGATTTATTGTGTTACTGAAAACTGAATTATTAAGGCATCAATGCTGTCTTTAGGTTCTGAGCTTCTGGCCCCTTAGCCAACTTTAATGAAATTGTGACGTGCAGCTAACATCACCTGTGGCTTTCTCCATGTGCAAAGAGCATTAGTCTTTGGTCCAAATTTCAAGCAGAACGTATGATAATTACAAGCCATGATCACAAACAATACGATTTTTCCTTCAACTAGTTTACAGGTTTgctatttgataattataagCCATGAATTCCACATAGAGCAGTTTGCATTTACGTGCACCAAGCATGAGACTTGTAGAAATTGTGTTGTGAAATATGTTGccaaaaaagaaatttgtcccagcTGAAAACAATTGGGCTTGGTATTTACAATCAATGTAGAAATGTAGTGAACAGTGGATGATATTTGGAATCATGGGGTATAATGTTGGggtgagaaagaaaaagaccaAAATGTAATCAGCATCCACTGCCTGTGTCAACAGATTGATTGAGGGAACAAAACCATGATGACTTCCTTCTTTCTGTTTGAGAAGATGATCGTCTGAAACTGGAACCAGAACACCTTGCCAAGTGGTTCCTCACGTTTCTGCCCACAGTGCAAGGCACTAAGGAGGGGCTAACATCTGCTCCCAAGCAAAGGCTGGGGTTCATTCTGAATGAGGGGAACCCTTGGCAGCTAATGGAGCGAAATGATCTTGAAGGGGAAGAATTTTTGGATCCACGGGAAGTTGGTTTGCAAAATGGGGTGGTCATGTCACTGGAATCCCCTAATACCTCACTTGAACATGTGCAAAATGTTAGGGACAAGTTTGATGTCCTTTGCATTTCCTTGTGTAGTGGTCTTGCGTCTGGAAGCTTCACAAATGAGACTATGCCGTGCCTGCAGAGAGGGCATGCAATTGAACCTGGGGGTCCTGTTGTGGTTGTTGAAGTAGAGTTTGTAGAACAAAGATACAAGGCACATTGTGTGCAGAACTCGTGATCACAACCTGCATGCATCACAGCATTAGATGTATGGATTTATTATGCATGAAACCACAAAACATTAACTCGAGGCTAGCAATTACTGATCTAACATCACAAGCATCCTTTGGGACTAGGGTCATGGCTTCTATCTGTTTCTAATTTCTAGTGGCACATTGGAATACACCATGCAAACTGTAGAATTGATTTCATGAGTACACACAATTGCAACCCGTATAAAGTGAACCATTATATATCATTTCTAGGAGCTACCACTTATAAAATCCAAAAACCAAAACGAAGATTGATGTTTATACTTTATACATGTAAAGGTGTTGGTGAAAATTAAATGACTAGAAATTAAAACTAGAACATTTTGAGAATACGGCCTTTCATGTCTGGTAATTACGTTATGTttcctacaaaataaaatttttccaCCGCAAAAATTTAACCATAACTCTAAccttttgctaaaaaaaaaggCTCCATCATTCTCTACACCAATTGTATTACCATATATCCAGCATTTATACTAGCCAAAATACATACGTTTGTTTGTCAATTTAAGAGTATACCTTCTACAGCGACCGTACATTTCCTTTCCAAACAAACAGCGCATGGATCTAAGCATGGTGCTAAATCATTTGTCCTCCATCCACATTCTCTGTCAAGGTTGATCACAACAGAAACAAAAAGCGGGGAGGAGCAATATTAGAAATCATTAGAATACAACAATTTGAGATTATAGTTAACTGGCTAAATCAAATCAAGTGCTGATACAAGTTTATGCTAATTTTGCTCTGTAATCTCAAGATGTAGTATTTGCTGTGGAAAAATGTGTGCACAAATATTGGTAGTGTATCTACATTCATGGAATGAATAACtcgataaaaacagaaaatgagcTAATTCATTGTAAGGACAAGATAAGGGTAGATTGTTTGATAGAGCACTCGAGACAAAATTTGACTGAAGAATAATATATCCCTGGCTATTTGGTGTATACTACAAAAGAAGATCAAAGCATGTTTCCCAGTGATGTCAAAGATGATggatataaaatgaaattaatgtaCCTGAAAAACACTAAACGTGCGTACTTAGAAACATAATGACATAACAAACCatcaatgaaataaaaattctttcCATCAAGACTGTTGAAAAATCATGCTAGACACTGCATTCAAAGCATGATAAGATAAATCCACCTTGCTAGTTGATTTGAAGTCAGCGGCAGACTGGACAAATTAATGGAAAGAATTGAGCTTACGAAAATAAATTGACGCTAATTCCTaggaaaacattaatttttaagtgGTTCTCCCAATGTGGAGCAACGGAGATAGCACCAAATATATTACACAAACCCTGATAGGAAGAAATTGGTTGAAGTGATTAGAGGATAGGACTGACACACGTACCTAGCAATTCGCACAATGCTCATAAGTGGAAGAGATATATATGGAGAAGGAAGAACTTGTAAGGGGTCTGCTGGAGGTGTTTTTAAGATGTCCTCAAGCCAGTCTCTATGCCAAGAACGAGCAACCATCAAGGGGGTCcatcttcaaaacaaaaatcataggGGTAAACGCAAATCCCATCAAAGACATACAAAGTTTTAGACAACATCAATCTCAAGTTGCTTTATTCAAATGCAACATAGCATTACGGGTACTATACTTTTGACTGTTCAATTGATTTTTATTGCAATTAGACAGCAGAGACCAAAGGATTCTTGAAAAGATTACAGCCAGAGAACACTATGATCCTCGTATCAAGTTGTAATGACAAAAGAACAGGCCCTTGCAAATGCAAGTCAAATAGATAATACTAGATAGAATTCCTAATATAGTGATGAAGATGGCATTTAAACTTCAAGGTGATAAGCTATTCAATACTCCAATTATTATtgccaaagacaaaaaaaaacggATATATGTGGCGAATTTTTACAGCACAACTCCATAAAAAAGCCACAATAAAACTCAGAAACATGGATAGTCTGACCGAGATCTTCAAGAATAAATTTGAGCTTCTGGTCAAAAGCCAAGGAAGCTATTGATTGAATTTGCTTTAAGTTTTTTATAGACTAGAAGGCAGGGTAGCAGGATATCTATACCATGCCAGGCAGTAAGATAAAGTCATCACATCTCAAAAGTAAAAGACACATGTAGATACCTACCCATTTGCATTCTCAGCAGTCAGATTGGCACCCTTGGCAATCAACAGCTGAACCAAACAAtaacacacaaaataaaaaaaaataaaaaataaaaagaaaggaacTTCAATATGCTGACTAGCAAGAAGAGTAATATACTTTCAGTAGCAAAAGTATAGTTTTCTTCTAAAGGAAAATAGATACACACTTGACAACATTGTTGATTTCCACCACATGCAGCATAATGGAGTGGAGTGCTTCCAGAACCTGCAGATAAGTATGGACAACAGTTATTAGAAGTGAAACTAATTAAATTAGCCCAAAATTACCGGATGCAATATGTTCTAATTtctaaatatcttttaatctatgttattgtttataaGTGTACTCTGCACAAGGGAGGTCAACTTTAAACATGAGGACTTTATGGGcgaatagaaattgaaatttctccAATATAGTAGAAGGAAGAACATCTAACCCAAATCTCTATCTGATAGAATTTGATAAATGTATATTTGATACTGACTCACAACCATACTGATGAGGTTTAAAAAGAGATGGAAGAACAATAAGGCTAAGCTTAAAAGATAAAGAGGAAAATAATGTGGAATGATATGGAAAGCTTTTGATTTACAATCTATGGTCCTTGCATAGCAAGTGGGTAAAATATCATTTCAGCTCACTTTCAAGCTATAGGAGAGGTCATGAGTTCTGGAATTAGAATGTAAATGTGTTGTAGTTTAGTTTCAAATCCTCCAAATTTTTGTGGTAACTTTTAATATAAAGTTTTCACTTGCTCATTTTCAGTTCAACCAAGCAAATAGTAAATTTATTCAAGAAACAAGAAATGGAAATGTTGAAATTTTAGTGAGAAATGACCTGGCTATGTAGGTTTCATAACAAACCAAAaaattggaagaagaaaaatagagaataGGGAGGAACAGGAACGGGTATGGAAACAATCAGCAGATAATAGAAATGTCAATCTACTTATGCATAAATGCTGACTTTCCAAAGCAAATATTTGACATCATTTTATCACATGAACTAGAAAATGCCAAACAATTACCAATTAAGTCAATGGTAGTTCCATCCTCCACAGTAACCTCGGACACAGAAGCTCCCAAGTCCAAGAGTAACTGTACACTTTCAACATGCCCATTTAATGCTGCCATATGCAGAGCAGTGATGCCTCCATCAGCAGTTCTGTTAATCACCTCGCAGAGACCACTTTGTATGCAACCATTTAAAGACAAAATTAACTCATTGCCATAGTGGAAGAATGCAATGGGACCTTTGAGTGAGAGACAGAGTACCTTTGATCAAATTCTGAGATTGATTTATGATCACCTGTCTGTAATGCATTCCAAAAGTTAGGGACGCTAGGTATATAGTCAGCGAGGATGAGCCGAATGCACCGGGTATGGCCATTCAAAGCAGCCAAGTGAAGGGCAGTACCTCCATTTAGGTAATCAGCTTTATGGATCTGCAATCCAATGCAATAGACAATGTTTTACAACTCAAGAATTTATctgatttttatcaaaatatacaacaaaattgGTTGCTAGTAACGATCATACATTGGCATTAAAAATAACCAGGGTCTGAACCACCTCCCAGTGACCATGTTGACAAGCTTGCATCAATGCAGTCTGTTAATGGTacaaagtttgaaaattaagaaaaaaatgacccGTTCATGTGATATGGCATGTAAATATTGTGAATTGAATTTAAGAGACattcaaacaaaacaacatgGATTACCTGACCGCGATAATTCCTGAGATTGATATCAACTCCGGACTCAAGTAACAGATACACTATCTACGTCAACGCAAAAGACAATAgatattttgaaaagaattgCAAAACATGATACAAAGAGATGGAGTGCATTGAATCAAGTACCTCATGGTGGCCATGAGCTGCAGAATAATGCAAAGGGGAATTGCGAACTCCGAAAGTGGAATACCTTGCAAGACGAGGGTTATATTCCAATAAGGCCTTGGCTTCTTGAACATCCCCATCTCTGGCTGCAGAAACTAAGCGCTCACCAGATGCAGAACATCCAAAAGAATTCCCCACCAGGCTCAGAAACTTCATGTCCCTCAGAAATCACGACAAAAACACTATTCGGGAAATTGGAAGCAGTGGGTCTCTTCACAGCCTCATCAAAAGGCCTCAAATTCCCTTTTGGACAAACACCCCCGACACGAAATCATCAAACCTTAAACAATCCTAAATTCTGAAATAATAAAAAGGCTTGTTGGAGAGATCTTGTTCTCTGTCAAAAGGTTCATTCCATTCACCAAACCAACCAACAGCAacaactaaattaaattttctcacGCATCGGAAGGAATTGGTTGTAACATTCAAAGCCCCACATAATTCTCGAGAGAGATGGA of the Glycine max cultivar Williams 82 chromosome 13, Glycine_max_v4.0, whole genome shotgun sequence genome contains:
- the LOC100801375 gene encoding E3 ubiquitin-protein ligase XBAT32 isoform X1; the encoded protein is MKFLSLVGNSFGCSASGERLVSAARDGDVQEAKALLEYNPRLARYSTFGVRNSPLHYSAAHGHHEIVYLLLESGVDINLRNYRGQTALMQACQHGHWEVVQTLVIFNANIHKADYLNGGTALHLAALNGHTRCIRLILADYIPSVPNFWNALQTGDHKSISEFDQSGLCEVINRTADGGITALHMAALNGHVESVQLLLDLGASVSEVTVEDGTTIDLIGSGSTPLHYAACGGNQQCCQLLIAKGANLTAENANGWTPLMVARSWHRDWLEDILKTPPADPLQVLPSPYISLPLMSIVRIARECGWRTNDLAPCLDPCAVCLERKCTVAVEGCDHEFCTQCALYLCSTNSTSTTTTGPPGSIACPLCRHGIVSFVKLPDARPLHKEMQRTSNLSLTFCTCSSEVLGDSSDMTTPFCKPTSRGSKNSSPSRSFRSISCQGFPSFRMNPSLCLGADVSPSLVPCTVGRNVRNHLARCSGSSFRRSSSQTERRKSSWFCSLNQSVDTGSGC
- the LOC100801375 gene encoding E3 ubiquitin-protein ligase XBAT32 isoform X2 produces the protein MQACQHGHWEVVQTLVIFNANIHKADYLNGGTALHLAALNGHTRCIRLILADYIPSVPNFWNALQTGDHKSISEFDQSGLCEVINRTADGGITALHMAALNGHVESVQLLLDLGASVSEVTVEDGTTIDLIGSGSTPLHYAACGGNQQCCQLLIAKGANLTAENANGWTPLMVARSWHRDWLEDILKTPPADPLQVLPSPYISLPLMSIVRIARECGWRTNDLAPCLDPCAVCLERKCTVAVEGCDHEFCTQCALYLCSTNSTSTTTTGPPGSIACPLCRHGIVSFVKLPDARPLHKEMQRTSNLSLTFCTCSSEVLGDSSDMTTPFCKPTSRGSKNSSPSRSFRSISCQGFPSFRMNPSLCLGADVSPSLVPCTVGRNVRNHLARCSGSSFRRSSSQTERRKSSWFCSLNQSVDTGSGC